In Psychrobacter sp. JCM 18902, a single window of DNA contains:
- a CDS encoding nucleotide-binding domain-containing protein — MFDCSKEFKKFYNNHVKLPDQEKNILRDKRDKNIKRLKNGLEKYNNENNTSYKIAESRTQGSMAMHTIVQNDRKDYDIDVAIVFESDNLGSLGPLATRNMIADALKREMHQFSEEPEVKTGCVRVRYTTGYHIDFAIFKRSKYSEWQDEYNYEYAGDVWSARDIKALDDWFIEEIKAKTDDLRKVVRLSKMFCKSRDTWGSLPSGLIQTILCSENFDSIHSRIDEKFYHTLKSIQSRLEWNLQVNAPNNIDNARSITTRQVDLDKMRRWKDKLSTQLEKLDILFESDCTYQDAISAWGEFFNHDYWSGLGKSTVKISESLESRSYKDTEEFIDELYPVLEIYSVGIDCRVSQDGFREISLYKYLEKHLRGFSRFIPFNFKVKCKVGNTDCPSYDKVLWKVRNVGEVAENKDCIRGQIKERTHEIIEPTSFKGTHYIECYLIKNGICVAIGRVDVPIGQG, encoded by the coding sequence ATGTTCGATTGTTCTAAAGAATTTAAAAAATTTTACAATAATCATGTAAAACTGCCCGATCAAGAAAAAAACATATTGAGAGATAAAAGAGATAAGAATATAAAGAGATTGAAAAATGGTTTAGAAAAATATAATAATGAAAATAATACTAGTTATAAGATTGCCGAATCTAGGACGCAAGGCTCTATGGCAATGCATACCATAGTCCAAAATGATAGAAAGGACTATGACATAGATGTAGCTATAGTTTTTGAATCAGACAACCTAGGTAGTTTGGGACCTTTGGCGACAAGAAATATGATAGCCGATGCGTTAAAGCGAGAGATGCATCAGTTTTCAGAAGAACCAGAAGTAAAGACAGGATGTGTTAGGGTACGTTATACAACTGGCTATCACATTGATTTTGCCATATTTAAAAGATCAAAATATTCTGAGTGGCAGGATGAGTATAATTATGAATATGCTGGAGATGTATGGTCTGCTAGAGACATTAAAGCTTTAGACGATTGGTTTATTGAGGAAATAAAAGCGAAAACTGATGATTTAAGGAAAGTAGTAAGACTATCTAAGATGTTTTGTAAGTCGAGAGATACTTGGGGTTCTCTGCCAAGTGGTTTGATTCAAACTATTTTATGCTCCGAAAATTTCGACTCCATTCATTCTCGTATAGATGAAAAATTTTACCATACCTTAAAGTCTATTCAGAGCAGGCTAGAATGGAATTTACAAGTCAATGCACCAAATAATATCGATAATGCTAGATCGATAACAACTAGACAGGTTGATCTTGATAAAATGCGTAGATGGAAAGATAAATTGTCTACGCAATTAGAAAAGCTAGATATATTATTTGAAAGTGATTGCACATATCAAGATGCTATATCTGCTTGGGGAGAATTTTTTAATCATGATTACTGGTCTGGATTAGGTAAATCAACAGTTAAAATATCTGAATCTTTAGAGTCAAGGAGCTATAAAGACACTGAGGAGTTTATAGATGAGCTTTACCCCGTGTTGGAGATATATAGTGTAGGTATTGATTGTAGGGTGTCACAAGATGGATTTAGGGAGATATCTCTTTATAAATACTTAGAAAAACACCTCCGAGGGTTCAGTCGGTTTATTCCTTTTAATTTTAAAGTTAAGTGTAAAGTAGGTAATACTGATTGTCCTTCCTATGATAAGGTCCTTTGGAAGGTAAGAAATGTTGGAGAGGTAGCAGAAAATAAAGACTGTATTCGTGGTCAAATCAAAGAAAGAACACATGAAATAATTGAGCCAACTTCGTTTAAAGGTACACATTATATTGAGTGTTATCTGATAAAGAATGGTATCTGTGTTGCGATTGGTCGTGTAGATGTTCCAATTGGTCAAGGATAG
- a CDS encoding valine--pyruvate transaminase has protein sequence MKFSKFGQKFTQPTGISQLMDDLGDALKSDQPVNMLGGGNPAKIDAVNELFLETYKALGNDNDAGEANSSAIISMANYSNPQGDAAFIDALVGFFNRHYDWNLTSENIALTNGSQNAFFYLFNLFGGAFADEKNGAVDKSILLPLTPEYIGYSDVHVEGQHFAAVLPHIDEVTHDGAEGFFKYRVDFDALENLPALKEGRIGAICCSRPTNPTGNVLTDDEMAHLTEIAKRYDIPLIIDNAYGMPFPNIIYSDAHLTWDNNTILCFSLSKIGLPGMRTGIIVADAKVIEAVSAMNAVVNLAPTRFGAAIATPLVKDDRIKQLADNEIKPFYQKQATLAVKLLKEALGDYPLMIHKPEGAIFLWLWFKDLPITTVELYEILKEKGTLIVPSQYFFPGVDVSDYQHAHECIRMSIAADEQTLTDGIAAIGEVVRELYDEAKK, from the coding sequence ATGAAATTCTCAAAGTTCGGTCAAAAATTTACCCAGCCCACTGGCATCTCACAATTAATGGACGATCTGGGCGACGCGCTAAAAAGCGATCAGCCAGTCAACATGCTGGGCGGTGGTAACCCTGCCAAAATTGATGCCGTCAATGAGTTGTTTTTGGAGACCTATAAGGCGCTAGGTAATGACAATGATGCAGGAGAGGCCAATAGTAGCGCGATTATCAGCATGGCGAATTACTCTAATCCGCAGGGTGATGCGGCATTTATCGATGCCTTGGTTGGTTTCTTTAACCGCCATTATGATTGGAACCTCACATCAGAAAACATCGCCCTGACCAATGGCTCACAGAATGCGTTTTTCTACCTGTTTAATCTGTTTGGCGGCGCTTTCGCTGATGAAAAAAATGGAGCTGTAGACAAATCTATTCTACTGCCATTGACCCCTGAGTATATCGGCTATAGCGACGTGCATGTCGAAGGTCAGCATTTCGCAGCGGTATTGCCACATATCGATGAAGTGACGCATGATGGCGCGGAAGGCTTCTTTAAATATCGTGTTGATTTTGACGCATTGGAGAACTTGCCAGCGCTAAAAGAAGGTCGTATTGGCGCGATTTGCTGCTCACGCCCGACCAACCCGACTGGCAACGTGCTGACCGATGACGAAATGGCGCATTTGACCGAGATTGCCAAACGTTATGACATACCGCTTATCATCGATAATGCCTACGGTATGCCCTTCCCGAATATCATCTATTCAGACGCGCATTTGACGTGGGATAACAATACGATTCTGTGCTTTAGCCTGTCTAAAATTGGTCTGCCCGGTATGCGTACGGGTATTATCGTGGCTGATGCCAAAGTGATTGAAGCGGTCAGCGCGATGAATGCGGTGGTGAATCTAGCACCGACACGCTTTGGTGCAGCGATTGCCACGCCATTGGTAAAAGATGACCGTATCAAGCAGTTAGCCGATAATGAGATTAAGCCCTTTTATCAAAAGCAGGCGACCCTTGCCGTGAAGCTGTTAAAAGAAGCATTGGGTGATTACCCGTTGATGATTCATAAGCCTGAAGGCGCGATTTTCTTATGGTTGTGGTTTAAAGACTTGCCGATTACCACGGTTGAGCTGTACGAGATTTTAAAAGAAAAAGGCACGCTCATTGTACCAAGTCAGTATTTCTTCCCTGGTGTCGATGTCAGCGATTATCAGCATGCACATGAGTGTATTCGTATGAGTATCGCCGCTGATGAGCAGACGCTGACTGATGGTATTGCAGCGATTGGTGAAGTGGTACGTGAGTTGTATGATGAAGCCAAAAAATAA
- the hisH gene encoding imidazole glycerol phosphate synthase subunit HisH, with translation MAKVTKVALLDYGMGNLHSASKALSVVGAEVSITNDPKVVAAADKIVFPGVGAMRDCIAGMHEAGIDDVIRHAVFNKPVMAICVGMQALFEQSAENGGTDCLGILNGTVEAFDPTWKDKQGTTIKVPHMGWNTISGMDFDHPLWQGIEDNAHFYFVHSYYCEPTNSSQVAAICDYGQPFCASVIQDNLFATQFHPEKSHTAGLQLLKNFVEWNV, from the coding sequence ATGGCTAAAGTAACCAAAGTAGCGCTACTAGATTATGGTATGGGTAATTTGCACTCTGCTAGCAAAGCACTATCGGTAGTTGGGGCAGAAGTCTCTATCACCAATGATCCTAAGGTTGTCGCTGCGGCAGACAAGATTGTCTTCCCCGGTGTCGGTGCGATGCGTGACTGTATCGCTGGCATGCACGAGGCGGGCATTGATGACGTCATACGCCATGCGGTATTTAATAAGCCTGTTATGGCTATCTGTGTGGGCATGCAGGCATTGTTTGAGCAGTCCGCTGAAAATGGTGGTACAGACTGCTTGGGTATCTTAAACGGCACTGTAGAAGCATTTGACCCTACGTGGAAAGACAAGCAGGGCACTACCATCAAAGTACCGCATATGGGCTGGAATACCATTAGCGGTATGGATTTTGACCATCCGCTGTGGCAGGGTATTGAGGACAACGCGCATTTTTACTTTGTGCATAGTTACTACTGCGAGCCTACTAATAGCTCACAAGTGGCGGCGATATGTGACTATGGTCAACCGTTTTGTGCCAGTGTCATCCAAGACAATTTATTTGCTACCCAGTTTCACCCAGAAAAAAGTCATACTGCTGGCTTGCAGTTGTTGAAAAATTTCGTCGAGTGGAATGTGTAA
- the hisB gene encoding imidazoleglycerol-phosphate dehydratase HisB: MTANAMTTADTPEQNAPKNLNLHGRPERIATVERNTAETQITCTVNLDGTGKGTVDTGVPFLDHMIDQIKRHGLFDLEIKCNGDTFIDDHHSVEDTGITLGQAFNKALGDKKGIRRYGHFYAPLDESLTRAVVDLSGRPGLHMDIPFTRSHVGNFDVDLFSEFFYGFVNHSWMTVHLDNLKGKNSHHQIESTFKAFARALRMACEYDERALNTLPSTKEAF; the protein is encoded by the coding sequence ATGACAGCCAATGCAATGACGACTGCTGATACACCTGAGCAAAATGCACCAAAAAACCTAAATCTACATGGTCGCCCTGAGCGTATTGCGACTGTCGAACGTAATACAGCTGAGACGCAAATCACTTGTACCGTAAACCTTGATGGCACAGGTAAAGGCACGGTGGATACTGGCGTACCATTTTTAGACCATATGATTGATCAAATCAAGCGTCACGGTTTGTTTGACTTAGAAATTAAATGCAACGGTGATACCTTTATCGATGACCATCATAGCGTTGAAGACACTGGTATTACCCTTGGACAAGCATTTAACAAGGCATTGGGTGACAAAAAAGGCATTCGTCGTTATGGGCATTTTTATGCTCCGCTTGATGAATCATTGACCCGCGCTGTCGTCGATCTATCAGGACGTCCGGGTTTACACATGGACATTCCATTTACCCGTTCGCATGTGGGTAATTTCGATGTTGACCTGTTTAGTGAATTCTTTTATGGTTTTGTGAACCACTCTTGGATGACGGTGCATTTAGACAATTTAAAAGGTAAAAACAGCCATCATCAAATTGAATCTACCTTTAAAGCGTTTGCTCGTGCGTTACGTATGGCTTGTGAGTATGATGAGCGTGCGCTTAATACTCTGCCTTCGACTAAAGAGGCGTTTTAA
- a CDS encoding DUF4385 domain-containing protein produces MRAFDYDLDYKNLDLRAQPELYRVGRGEQGVLLVEPYKSEILPHWRFATPDIALESSETIYQMFLDYLAADDFVGADMARKFIQMGYTRARRYANHKGGKKYKGPVPDDKKGQSGAHGREELPRQIEDPVKAESARIFKQKWDECRENEDYLRMKKEHRERYKEVE; encoded by the coding sequence ATGAGAGCGTTCGATTACGATTTGGATTATAAAAACCTAGATTTGCGCGCGCAGCCAGAGCTGTATCGGGTCGGGCGCGGCGAGCAAGGCGTTTTATTGGTAGAGCCGTATAAGTCTGAAATCCTGCCACACTGGCGCTTTGCGACCCCTGATATTGCGCTTGAGAGCAGCGAGACAATTTATCAGATGTTTTTAGATTATCTGGCGGCTGATGACTTTGTCGGTGCTGATATGGCGCGTAAATTTATCCAAATGGGCTATACCCGCGCCCGTCGTTATGCCAATCACAAAGGCGGCAAAAAATATAAAGGGCCAGTGCCCGATGATAAAAAAGGTCAGAGCGGCGCACATGGTCGCGAAGAGTTGCCACGACAAATCGAAGACCCAGTCAAAGCAGAGTCAGCGCGCATATTTAAACAAAAATGGGACGAGTGTCGTGAGAACGAAGATTATTTAAGAATGAAAAAGGAACATCGCGAACGTTATAAAGAGGTTGAATAA
- a CDS encoding phosphoglycolate phosphatase produces the protein MTVGIKQLLIFDFDGTLIDSVPDLADATNAMLTTLGKETYPIEAIRNWIGNGSRLLVERALVGKVDVLEGEFTVEEANHAEHLFFEAYKNLSGSKTVAYPDVDSGLKKLKAAGFTLALVTNKPIRFVPKILQSFGWQDLFSEVLGGDSLSTKKPDPAPLLHVCKALNVTPEQAVMIGDSRNDILAGQNANMDTFGLSYGYNYGQDICELNPTEAFDNFAALVEYIFKNYKIDS, from the coding sequence ATGACTGTAGGTATTAAGCAACTTTTGATTTTTGATTTTGATGGCACGCTCATTGATAGTGTGCCAGATTTGGCTGATGCGACCAATGCGATGTTGACCACTCTGGGCAAAGAGACGTACCCTATCGAGGCCATACGAAACTGGATAGGTAACGGCTCAAGATTGCTGGTAGAGCGCGCACTAGTAGGTAAGGTAGACGTGTTAGAAGGCGAGTTTACGGTCGAGGAAGCCAATCACGCAGAGCACCTGTTTTTTGAGGCTTACAAAAATCTCAGTGGTAGCAAAACCGTTGCTTACCCAGATGTCGATAGCGGACTAAAAAAGCTAAAAGCAGCAGGATTTACGCTGGCCTTAGTGACCAATAAACCGATTCGTTTTGTACCGAAAATATTGCAATCCTTTGGCTGGCAGGACTTATTCAGTGAAGTATTAGGCGGTGATAGTCTCTCAACTAAAAAGCCTGATCCAGCACCGCTACTGCATGTCTGTAAAGCGTTAAACGTCACTCCAGAACAAGCTGTGATGATTGGCGATTCTAGAAACGATATCTTAGCCGGACAAAATGCTAATATGGATACTTTCGGGCTGTCTTATGGTTATAATTATGGACAAGATATTTGTGAGCTAAACCCTACCGAAGCCTTTGATAATTTTGCGGCATTAGTAGAATATATTTTCAAAAATTATAAGATAGACAGCTAA
- a CDS encoding YifB family Mg chelatase-like AAA ATPase, with the protein MSFAQVYTRSVVGLHAPKVIIEVHLSQGLPALTIVGLPEAAVRESKDRVRSAILNSGFQFPNRRLTINLAPADLPKDGARLDLPIAIGILAASDQLDPEVLSGFEFIGELALNGNLRQVTGSLAVARAIKAEALASKVLQVANITKQELIEPRQKPQTPQLIVPIDNGAEASRVDGVTILAAQSLKTVCDHLQSLANPSAAYESLDVVQPSPAQQHVGYQVDLADVKGQHHARRALEIAAAGGHSLLFTGPPGSGKTLMASRLPTILPDLSDEDALEVASTYSVADSDYDYGTRPFRQVHHTISAVALVGGGSRPKPGEITLANKGVLFLDELPEFDRSVLEVLRQPLEAKQITISRANSQMTFPANFQLVAAMNPCPCGYDGDTSGRCRCRPEQIKRYQDKLSGPLLDRIDLHITVPALPIADLQNAQAGETSEQVRVRVIAAHKHQMQRQQKVNNELSPSEIDKYIQLGEGEQQLLQLAQQRLNLSARGYHRVLRVARTIADLADSIDITSAHVSEALSYRSK; encoded by the coding sequence ATGTCGTTTGCCCAAGTCTATACCCGTTCAGTCGTCGGACTGCATGCGCCCAAGGTCATTATTGAGGTGCATCTGTCACAAGGGTTGCCAGCATTGACCATCGTCGGTTTGCCGGAGGCGGCGGTACGTGAGAGCAAAGACCGTGTACGCTCTGCGATTCTGAACTCTGGCTTTCAATTTCCTAATCGTCGTCTTACTATCAATTTAGCCCCCGCTGATTTGCCTAAAGATGGTGCACGTCTTGATTTACCGATTGCCATCGGAATCTTGGCAGCCAGTGATCAATTGGATCCAGAAGTATTATCAGGGTTTGAGTTTATCGGGGAGTTAGCGCTCAATGGGAATTTACGGCAAGTGACAGGCAGCTTAGCGGTGGCACGAGCGATCAAAGCTGAGGCGCTGGCGTCCAAAGTATTGCAGGTGGCAAATATCACTAAACAAGAGCTGATCGAGCCACGGCAAAAACCACAAACACCGCAGCTTATCGTACCGATTGATAATGGTGCTGAGGCTAGCCGTGTGGATGGCGTGACGATACTAGCCGCGCAAAGCTTAAAGACAGTTTGTGACCACTTACAGTCGTTAGCGAATCCAAGCGCAGCCTATGAATCTTTGGACGTTGTACAACCGAGTCCAGCACAGCAGCATGTTGGCTATCAAGTGGATTTGGCTGATGTCAAAGGACAGCATCATGCACGGCGCGCGCTAGAGATTGCCGCTGCTGGTGGTCATTCGCTGTTATTTACAGGGCCACCCGGCTCAGGCAAGACGTTAATGGCGTCACGGCTGCCGACCATATTGCCGGATTTAAGTGATGAAGATGCATTAGAGGTTGCCAGCACTTATTCAGTGGCAGACAGCGATTACGATTATGGGACAAGACCATTTAGGCAGGTTCATCACACTATATCAGCCGTGGCTTTGGTGGGTGGTGGCTCACGACCAAAACCGGGTGAAATTACCCTTGCCAATAAAGGCGTATTATTCCTTGACGAATTGCCAGAGTTTGATCGGAGTGTGCTTGAGGTATTGCGTCAGCCATTAGAAGCCAAGCAAATCACTATTAGCCGTGCCAATTCGCAGATGACTTTTCCTGCAAATTTCCAATTGGTCGCTGCCATGAATCCATGTCCATGCGGCTATGATGGCGATACCTCAGGGCGTTGTCGCTGCCGACCTGAACAGATTAAACGTTACCAAGATAAACTATCAGGTCCATTGCTTGATCGCATTGATTTGCATATCACTGTACCTGCGCTGCCAATTGCCGACTTGCAAAACGCTCAAGCTGGCGAAACCTCCGAACAAGTGCGCGTTCGAGTCATTGCTGCACATAAACATCAGATGCAGCGGCAACAAAAGGTCAATAATGAGCTTAGCCCTAGCGAGATTGATAAATATATCCAACTAGGAGAGGGTGAACAGCAACTATTACAGCTCGCTCAGCAGCGTCTGAATTTATCGGCACGCGGTTATCATCGCGTATTGCGAGTGGCACGTACCATTGCTGATTTGGCTGACAGTATCGATATTACAAGCGCTCATGTGTCTGAGGCGCTCAGTTATCGGAGCAAATAA
- a CDS encoding penicillin acylase family protein has product MSIKMHNRRVPTLTLLTVAVSLGLFGCSDSDNSFNDDDVISPSTNYEADIQRTEFGIPHITAKDYKGLGYGVGYAFAEDNFCSLAREVVVASGQSMLYLGADGNLASDAFYTWYNTDKRKAEFLAAQDPEVIDAVKGYAAGYSRYLRDKGVANIDPACANAEWVREITLDDLLTVYGKANLRGGLSNFVGPIVAAAPPSIAGVQGSSRMRSVPVANPVVESAPAFNMDTINAMSGGSNAYAFGKEVTGTSSGVMYGNPHEPWDGVQRFYQFHLTMPGELDVMGAAQQGQPFPNIGFNKDVAWSHTVSTAKRFTLYQLSLVDGDPLKYNYTNSAGVTEQRDIETVPVTIQLPNNQTQVHNIYVSQYGPMLAVNLLNGQLPAWGANNLAYTIRDAASENPRALNQWRSMNKATSVEDLVDRMQSVLGLGFVNTIATDRNGKALYADISTVPNVTKAKLEACSSAASGPFLGALIAADLPALNGSTAACEWGVDTDSPQAGIFGRSNLPFLVRDDYVANSNDSYWLSNLEQPLTGFSPLLRRRLAPFLGASPAAGVPLLMRSRMGLVQIQDRFSNKDNLGGTKFNLDNMQEVVYGNRSYVAELVLDDVLADCRANASMPLTGGSTIDATNACNILSNWDRRNNLDSKGAHVFREFWRNVNFNETTDTIFSVKFDAKDPVNTPRGLIISADTRTALGDSIKFFQNKNIALDAPLSDLQYIVDASKNDERIAMHGGFGREGVFNVAETRGTSANDGANYLINFGPTYMQTVTFDSAGPVAEALLGYSQASDTTRPFHRDQSRRYSAKEWIRLPFNANDVSKQAVGNKIQLKE; this is encoded by the coding sequence ATGAGCATAAAGATGCATAATCGGCGTGTGCCCACACTCACGCTACTGACAGTAGCAGTATCCTTAGGACTATTCGGCTGCTCAGACAGCGACAATAGTTTCAATGACGATGATGTCATATCCCCTTCCACTAATTATGAAGCCGATATTCAGCGCACTGAGTTCGGTATACCGCACATCACCGCAAAGGATTACAAAGGTCTGGGTTATGGCGTCGGTTATGCATTCGCAGAAGATAATTTCTGCTCACTAGCGCGTGAAGTTGTAGTCGCTAGCGGTCAGAGTATGCTGTATCTAGGCGCTGACGGTAATTTGGCTAGCGATGCTTTTTATACGTGGTACAACACTGACAAGCGAAAAGCTGAATTTTTAGCAGCTCAAGACCCTGAAGTCATTGATGCTGTGAAAGGTTATGCTGCAGGCTATAGCCGTTATCTACGTGATAAAGGCGTGGCTAATATCGATCCTGCTTGTGCCAATGCTGAATGGGTACGCGAGATTACTCTCGATGATTTATTGACGGTCTACGGTAAAGCCAATCTACGTGGTGGCTTATCTAATTTCGTCGGTCCCATTGTAGCAGCGGCACCGCCCTCTATTGCTGGCGTTCAGGGTAGCTCAAGAATGCGTAGTGTTCCAGTCGCAAATCCTGTCGTAGAGTCAGCACCTGCATTCAATATGGATACGATTAATGCGATGAGTGGTGGTAGTAATGCCTATGCCTTTGGTAAGGAGGTGACTGGTACTAGTAGCGGGGTCATGTATGGTAATCCGCATGAGCCATGGGATGGCGTCCAACGCTTCTATCAATTTCACTTAACGATGCCAGGTGAGCTGGATGTGATGGGTGCGGCTCAACAAGGTCAGCCTTTCCCTAACATCGGTTTTAATAAAGACGTGGCTTGGAGCCATACCGTATCCACTGCCAAACGTTTTACGCTTTATCAGCTTAGCTTAGTTGATGGAGATCCTCTCAAATACAATTATACTAATAGCGCTGGTGTGACTGAGCAGCGTGATATCGAAACCGTTCCTGTCACTATTCAGCTACCAAATAATCAGACGCAGGTTCACAATATTTATGTCTCACAATATGGACCGATGTTAGCGGTCAATTTACTCAATGGTCAATTACCAGCATGGGGCGCTAATAATCTAGCTTATACTATCCGTGATGCCGCCTCTGAAAACCCAAGAGCACTCAATCAATGGCGTAGTATGAATAAGGCTACGAGCGTTGAGGACTTAGTCGATAGAATGCAAAGCGTCCTTGGTCTTGGGTTTGTTAATACTATTGCTACCGACCGTAATGGTAAGGCACTCTATGCTGACATCTCAACCGTACCAAATGTGACCAAAGCTAAGCTTGAAGCTTGTAGTAGTGCTGCATCTGGCCCCTTTCTTGGTGCTTTAATTGCCGCTGACTTGCCAGCACTGAATGGTAGTACCGCTGCCTGTGAATGGGGAGTTGATACAGACTCACCGCAAGCAGGTATCTTTGGGCGCTCAAACTTACCTTTCTTGGTTCGCGATGATTATGTTGCTAACTCGAATGATAGCTATTGGTTAAGCAATTTAGAGCAACCACTGACTGGATTTTCACCGCTCCTACGTCGTCGTTTAGCCCCCTTCTTAGGTGCTAGTCCAGCAGCTGGTGTTCCATTGCTTATGCGCTCACGTATGGGACTGGTTCAAATACAAGATCGATTCAGTAATAAAGATAACTTGGGCGGTACTAAGTTCAATTTAGACAATATGCAAGAGGTCGTCTATGGTAACCGCAGCTATGTCGCTGAGTTGGTACTCGACGACGTATTAGCAGATTGTCGAGCGAATGCTAGCATGCCTTTGACGGGTGGCTCTACTATTGATGCAACTAATGCTTGTAATATCTTGAGTAATTGGGATCGTCGTAATAATTTAGATAGTAAAGGCGCTCATGTCTTTAGAGAGTTTTGGCGTAATGTGAATTTTAATGAAACGACGGATACGATATTCAGTGTTAAATTTGATGCAAAAGACCCAGTCAATACGCCTCGTGGTTTAATTATTAGTGCGGATACACGTACTGCTTTAGGAGATTCCATTAAGTTCTTCCAAAATAAAAATATCGCTCTTGATGCGCCTTTATCTGACTTGCAGTATATCGTTGATGCTAGTAAAAACGATGAGCGTATTGCTATGCATGGTGGCTTTGGTCGTGAAGGTGTATTCAATGTTGCAGAAACGAGAGGCACAAGCGCTAATGATGGCGCAAACTACCTCATTAATTTTGGTCCAACATATATGCAAACCGTTACCTTTGATAGCGCTGGCCCTGTAGCAGAAGCCTTATTAGGTTACTCGCAAGCTTCTGATACTACTCGACCGTTCCATCGTGACCAGAGTCGTCGCTACTCAGCTAAAGAATGGATTCGCTTACCCTTCAATGCTAATGACGTTAGCAAGCAAGCCGTTGGCAATAAAATCCAGCTAAAAGAATAA